The DNA region ACTGATTCAGGCTGGCCGTGCCGGCGCCTACGGGCTTAACGCCCAAGGTTAGCAGATGGCCGAGATACTGCGTCGCGACAATTCGCTTCGGATCCTTCGGAATCTCAATCTCGCCCATGACCGTTTCATATTTACGTGCTGCCCCTGTTTGCGGGTCGCCATTCGTTTCGGCAATTTCGCTTTGCTGCTGCGTGTTTCCGCACGCTCCCAACACAATGACCATACTCCCGAGCAGAGACAACATCATTCCTTTAAGCAACCGCATCTTCGTACCCTCCATCATATTGATAATGATTATCATTATTATCATGATAAGGGAAGGGGTTGCACGAGTCTATTGCGTTCCGTAAGCGGTTCTATGGACATTTGTTAGAATTTCCGTGAGTATCGTCAATTGCTGCTCCCAAGCAAGGGGATCATTATATTTAAATAGCTCCAGATCGAGAAAAAACACCTTCCCGTTTCGAACGGCAGGCAATCGCCTCCATTCTTTGCTGTTCATGACACGTTCCGCATAGCCTGCACCGCCTCCACCCTCCCAAATGGTTATGAACATATAATCCGAGGCATAAGCCGCCAGCATGTCCGGCGTTAGCTCCAAGCCGACTCCCTCACCTAGAACGTGTTCAGCGAGCGGCTCCGGCGGCCGAAACGAGAATGTCCGGTATAAATTGCGCAGGCCTCTGCCGTACGCCATATTAACCGCCCATAACCGATCCTCCCAAAACTCAAACACGGCTGCCGTAGCATGTAAGCCGATCATTTTAGCCACTTGAGCAGCAGCTAGTTCTTCCTTCGCTCTAAATCCATCAATCCAGCTCTTCGCTTCGCGTTCACGATTGAGTGCTCTGCCTAATCGAAGCAGTTCGTCCAATGGATCTTCCCGCCCCCAAGGGAGTGAAATGGTTGGAGCAAGCTTGGCTAAAGGCTCGTTGTTCGGTCCGGACGTGACGATCAGATCGGGCTGCAGCGATGATATCCTCTGGAGCGATCGAGCGTCTCCTACGTCCGCTACATTCTCCAGCTTTCCGGCGTAGGGGCGGGCTCGCAGCAGATTGGTCGAAGTTCCTGCGGGCATAAGTCCAAGCGCAAGCAAATGGCCCACATATTGCAGGGCCACAATACGTTTCGGACGCTGGATATAATCGCGAGGAGAGCAACCGAAATGCTGCTTGAATTTACGGCTTAAATATAATCCGTCCTGGTAGCCGGTTTCCCGTGCGATTCGATCGAGATTGCGGTCGTCGCCGCAAAGTAATTCCTCCCTGGCTTTCTCCAGGCGGAGCCGCGTCAGGTACTCCGTGAAACCGGCTCCCGTTGCTCTTTTGAACGATACAGAGAAGTGCTCCGGCGTTAGCCCTGCCCTCTTTGCCATGTCGTTGCGCGTAATCGTCCCGGCGAAATGCTTCTCCATATAATCCACCGCAAGCCTCATTCGCTCCATCCAATCCTGTTCCCGTTCCTCGGCATCGGTTAACTTCAGCAGCGTACCCAACAGTTGTTTAAATACCGCCTCTTTGCGAAGGTTAGCAGCAGGTCTCCCGCCGAGTCCGGGAACTTGCTTGAATTGGTACAGTTCTTGAACAAGAACAAGAGCCTCGTGACTAGCGGCAACGGGAAGCTTGCCGGAGTCCATCAGCGCAGAGATTCGCTTACAGTATTCGATGCGGCTTGTTGTCCGCTCCTTGGACTCCCATACATCGAATTGCAATTCGTAAAGCTCGAGCGGAATCGACGAGTTTGGCGTTCGGCGTATATCGGCAATCGTTCCCGGCGAACAATAACAGACCGCCTTCGCTTTCAATCGATGCCTGACTCCATTCGAATACAAATCGCCTGAGCCTTTGCTTACCAAGAATATGGTATGTGTTTCCATGAATCCGCCGGCAGCCTCTTCGGCAGGATCAAGCTGGATACAGCGTACTCCAAACAACGAATATTGCCTTTCTTCCATACTGGCGGCCACCCCTTCAGACTGTAACATTGGTTTTACCCTATTATAGTCGGGGTGATAATCATTCTCAATTAATATCCGGCAGATGAATTCGTTCAGCCCTTTCGCTTCCAGATAGGGAAGCGGGAAGGGCATTCTTGATGTTTGCTCTCCCCAGTCCCTGTTCAGGGCTCCGGGACTTTCACTTTTAAGATGACGCCCATGGTGTGAGCCTACATTCAAAAGCTCACCCGAACCTAGCGATCGGGTGAGCTTCGTGTTGGATAGATGTCCTGCAGCTGGCCAATAAGATAAATCCGGCAAGCAAAGACGCTTTAGCCGCCTTACCTTCCCGTA from Paenibacillus ihbetae includes:
- a CDS encoding AraC family transcriptional regulator, giving the protein MEERQYSLFGVRCIQLDPAEEAAGGFMETHTIFLVSKGSGDLYSNGVRHRLKAKAVCYCSPGTIADIRRTPNSSIPLELYELQFDVWESKERTTSRIEYCKRISALMDSGKLPVAASHEALVLVQELYQFKQVPGLGGRPAANLRKEAVFKQLLGTLLKLTDAEEREQDWMERMRLAVDYMEKHFAGTITRNDMAKRAGLTPEHFSVSFKRATGAGFTEYLTRLRLEKAREELLCGDDRNLDRIARETGYQDGLYLSRKFKQHFGCSPRDYIQRPKRIVALQYVGHLLALGLMPAGTSTNLLRARPYAGKLENVADVGDARSLQRISSLQPDLIVTSGPNNEPLAKLAPTISLPWGREDPLDELLRLGRALNREREAKSWIDGFRAKEELAAAQVAKMIGLHATAAVFEFWEDRLWAVNMAYGRGLRNLYRTFSFRPPEPLAEHVLGEGVGLELTPDMLAAYASDYMFITIWEGGGGAGYAERVMNSKEWRRLPAVRNGKVFFLDLELFKYNDPLAWEQQLTILTEILTNVHRTAYGTQ